The proteins below are encoded in one region of Clostridium estertheticum:
- a CDS encoding S-layer homology domain-containing protein, with protein MKIKKSLLGIVLMFSMLINVIVPNFAFATTLDYNTSVAKMKQLGIIDSTVTNVNKKMTNGELIKAMAVADGLGDSAASLRGKTIFPDVASGSVLSGYVNAVVGEGLLYGTNDGYFHPSSSATYQDICVNMVRLLGYSKSDLTGSFPINYIKKASDLELTDKLNLRTTDTISINAAAVMFDRLLSTQVKGSTTKENFSQASNLYTDCIIQDDSDSYDNLADNEILTDKGVMTISSANKEKLQVGPTFRVRIEDGQIIKVYGELRATVSVTINTVLGNVVYYDKNGTQTSMTLPSGISYYYHGVKQDYAKLNSILVPDMSIIIDNSDKVLNGYAVITDPIYSKPELGRDFNTKSDTLGDITFDPDTKIMKNGKVITKEEIGDRDVVYSVTDINGNNRYILVTSNYIEGNITEFITSSDVTNAIEVDKKSYTYSKDMDISNLSSFKTGDLVSVMLGHDGKVVGIKSIEQKIGSMGEYLILGNPKTSDKLNDNQVITDKGTLTVKDGLTPLEIGVKYQLYVSDTTITKIDRKENSTEKYSVTSVASPLIAYTDDAGTAKTMTLPKASLYYYHGVSVDYEVAAKAVRAYSSIILTKKSDNVGYDYAVIVDANFGEPQVYKADNVKLINQFKNIKYNYIYRNANIQETDLNAYDVVYFVSDIWNKNTFVYVYDKVKVGTIKAVTPDILNPTGVTIDNVNYTFSKYFNKARLNNYDGSIDSFLTEVKVDEFKTLVLGIDGTIVDIH; from the coding sequence ATGAAAATAAAAAAATCGTTATTAGGTATTGTATTGATGTTTTCGATGTTAATAAATGTTATAGTTCCTAATTTTGCTTTTGCAACTACTTTAGATTACAATACTTCTGTTGCGAAGATGAAGCAGCTTGGAATTATAGATAGTACAGTTACGAATGTTAATAAGAAGATGACGAATGGTGAATTAATAAAGGCGATGGCTGTAGCTGATGGGTTAGGGGATAGCGCAGCGAGTCTTCGCGGTAAAACAATATTTCCAGATGTAGCTAGTGGTAGTGTCCTTAGTGGGTACGTTAATGCTGTTGTTGGAGAGGGACTTTTATATGGCACAAATGATGGTTATTTCCATCCATCAAGTAGTGCTACTTATCAAGATATTTGTGTTAATATGGTACGCCTTTTAGGGTATTCAAAATCGGATTTAACAGGAAGTTTCCCTATTAATTATATAAAAAAAGCATCTGATTTAGAGCTGACAGATAAACTTAATTTAAGAACTACTGATACGATTTCTATTAATGCTGCAGCTGTAATGTTTGATAGACTACTTAGTACGCAGGTAAAGGGTAGTACTACTAAAGAGAATTTTTCTCAGGCGAGTAATTTATATACAGATTGTATTATACAAGATGATTCGGATTCTTATGATAATCTAGCAGATAATGAAATACTAACAGATAAAGGTGTTATGACTATTTCATCTGCTAATAAGGAAAAACTCCAGGTTGGACCAACATTTAGGGTCAGAATAGAGGACGGACAAATTATAAAGGTCTATGGTGAGCTTAGAGCAACGGTAAGCGTTACTATAAATACAGTACTCGGTAATGTTGTTTATTACGATAAAAATGGCACCCAGACGAGTATGACGCTACCATCTGGTATTAGTTATTATTATCATGGTGTAAAGCAAGATTATGCAAAACTTAATAGTATATTAGTACCTGATATGTCTATAATAATTGACAATAGTGATAAGGTTTTAAATGGCTATGCTGTTATAACGGACCCTATATACAGCAAACCGGAGCTTGGTCGAGATTTTAATACAAAGTCAGATACGCTAGGAGATATAACTTTCGATCCTGATACTAAGATAATGAAGAATGGCAAGGTTATAACAAAAGAAGAAATTGGGGATAGGGATGTAGTATACAGCGTTACTGATATAAATGGTAATAATAGATATATACTTGTCACTTCAAATTATATAGAGGGAAATATTACGGAGTTTATTACGAGCAGTGATGTAACAAATGCTATTGAAGTAGATAAAAAGAGCTACACTTATAGTAAGGATATGGATATTAGTAATCTTTCTTCTTTTAAAACAGGAGATTTGGTATCTGTAATGCTAGGACATGACGGCAAGGTAGTTGGTATAAAAAGTATAGAACAGAAAATTGGTAGTATGGGAGAATATTTAATACTTGGAAATCCTAAGACATCGGACAAATTAAATGATAATCAAGTTATTACTGATAAAGGGACTTTAACCGTAAAGGATGGACTAACTCCTCTAGAAATTGGTGTTAAATACCAATTGTATGTTAGTGACACTACGATTACTAAAATTGATAGAAAAGAAAATTCTACAGAAAAATATTCTGTAACTAGTGTAGCAAGCCCGTTAATAGCTTATACGGATGATGCTGGCACAGCTAAAACTATGACACTTCCAAAAGCTTCTTTATATTATTATCATGGAGTGTCTGTGGATTATGAAGTTGCAGCCAAAGCTGTGAGAGCTTATTCTTCAATTATTTTAACAAAGAAAAGCGATAATGTAGGATATGATTATGCTGTTATAGTTGATGCAAATTTTGGTGAACCTCAGGTCTATAAAGCTGATAACGTTAAACTTATAAATCAGTTTAAGAATATAAAGTATAATTATATTTATAGAAATGCAAATATACAAGAAACTGATTTAAATGCTTATGATGTAGTTTATTTTGTATCAGATATATGGAATAAAAACACCTTCGTTTATGTATATGATAAAGTTAAAGTTGGAACAATTAAAGCCGTTACACCAGATATACTTAATCCAACAGGAGTAACTATTGATAACGTAAACTATACATTTAGTAAGTATTTCAATAAAGCTAGACTTAACAATTATGATGGTAGTATAGACAGTTTTTTAACTGAGGTTAAAGTAGATGAATTTAAAACATTAGTTTTGGGTATTGATGGTACTATAGTTGATATTCATTAA
- a CDS encoding sensor histidine kinase — protein sequence MKKRFLFIVHSFSLYIVSFSEIGLPANWDKLTILCRTILFYVAVISIAHFVKKLQIEKHEVDKLNKKLQLANIKLKQYNLEVEELTTAKERARVSQELHDSLGHYLMALAMHLEFAKKICETKPEKVKEIIVKCEDIAKSSISSLREIVDLLKEEREIVDFYGSIRKLINNFHLITDININFNADKNLDNLSPIIKSSIYKTIQEAITNSIKHGKSSEINIKIFNKNENINLIIKNNGIRCDKIIKSNGLNGIDDRVRLLNGFVNYSSSNNLGFSIDICIPIPMEEI from the coding sequence ATGAAGAAAAGGTTTCTATTTATAGTACATTCATTTTCACTTTATATAGTGTCATTTTCTGAAATAGGCCTCCCTGCCAATTGGGACAAACTTACCATATTATGTCGTACCATATTATTTTATGTTGCTGTAATTAGCATAGCTCATTTTGTAAAAAAACTTCAAATAGAGAAACATGAAGTAGATAAGCTAAATAAAAAACTACAACTTGCAAATATAAAACTTAAACAATATAACTTGGAAGTGGAAGAGTTAACAACTGCTAAAGAGAGAGCACGGGTATCCCAAGAACTTCATGATTCATTAGGCCATTATCTAATGGCTCTAGCTATGCATCTGGAATTTGCAAAAAAGATATGTGAAACAAAACCTGAAAAAGTAAAAGAGATAATAGTTAAGTGTGAAGACATTGCAAAATCTAGTATTAGTAGCCTTAGAGAAATTGTTGATTTGCTGAAAGAAGAACGTGAAATAGTGGATTTCTATGGTTCCATTAGGAAACTCATTAATAATTTTCATCTAATTACTGATATAAATATTAATTTTAATGCAGATAAAAACCTAGATAACTTAAGTCCTATTATAAAAAGTTCCATTTATAAAACTATTCAGGAGGCTATAACTAATAGCATAAAACATGGAAAATCATCAGAAATTAATATAAAAATCTTTAATAAAAATGAAAATATAAATCTTATTATAAAAAATAATGGAATTAGATGTGATAAAATTATAAAATCAAATGGATTAAATGGGATTGATGATAGAGTAAGGTTACTTAATGGATTTGTGAATTACTCTAGTAGTAATAACCTAGGCTTTAGCATAGATATATGTATTCCAATACCAATGGAGGAAATATAA
- a CDS encoding efflux RND transporter permease subunit, whose product MKITELCVKKPLAVLMVVLLTVGLGVMGYSSLGADLMPAVDVPVITITTTYPGAGTAEIETDVVKPVEDAVSGISGIDTISSGSSEGYGYTTIMFKMGNDMNTAFLDVQQALGDISNKLPTDATKPVIKKLDINATPIMMLSVSSSLPYSKLYDSADKIQKSLEKTDGVGNVSLEGAVKKQLIIKVNKTLLEQYGIAVNTITSKLQSDNLNIPAGQFKQEDSNQTIKVLGQFENIKDVQNLQIPMTNGGSIKLSEIADVKLDYPDATELVRLNGKNSIGIFVQKQSDSNIVITAKAVQKQLDVLKKTLPAGIKVAITSDSSTFINSSLKEVKYGLIEGIISTILVMFLFLRSIKASSIILVAIPTSLIATFFMMYVFHFTLNMLSLLALSLSIGILVDDSIVVLENIQRHLAMGKTVFRSVVDGREEIAMAAISITLCDIVVFGPIAFMSGMIGQFFKQFGLTVVFAALFSLIVSFTVTPMLASKLLKEKKNDDDNKNMKLKKKGFFDKFIIFYKKFLLFSLDHRWKMVALVSSLLIISVALIPLKLINTELTPKTDQSQFTINMSLSPSSDVKLTDVKVKEVEAHLKSLKEVDNYFTIVGINNKESSAQINVNLYPKKQREKSQDQISSEMRAWSKTLTGVDISIGEASSSGSSKPIAISITGPNLDVLKQLGSEVQSSVQAVSGTTDVSNSNQANESQIAVKIDKIAAAQYGIKPSDISSALKATTEQGVSGGVFRENNDEYDVIVKLDKGQIVTKSDISTIKVANSSGQQVPIDLLAKVYMSDSPQQILRKNRDEMVTIYANNQGRPLGSVTTDIKEKINKITIPDGYELSYGGDQKSMADSFTSLIEAIVASIILVYMILVVLYESFLTPALRMLSLPCGLIGALIALAITGNSLNIMSMIGLIMLDGLAAKNGTLLIDYTLTLMKTGLPLREALVEAGLTRLRPILMTTITMVVGMLPSALATAEGSEYRVGMSVAIIGGMITSTILSPIIIPVVYTLIDDMKGFFDKKKRKSDKIDKGVTL is encoded by the coding sequence ATGAAAATTACAGAACTTTGTGTTAAAAAGCCTCTTGCCGTTCTTATGGTAGTATTGCTCACGGTAGGACTAGGAGTAATGGGATATTCAAGTCTCGGTGCAGATTTAATGCCGGCAGTTGATGTTCCTGTAATAACAATAACAACTACATACCCAGGTGCTGGTACAGCGGAAATAGAAACTGATGTAGTTAAACCAGTAGAGGATGCAGTTTCAGGTATAAGTGGTATTGATACTATAAGTTCAGGATCTTCTGAAGGATATGGTTATACTACCATTATGTTCAAAATGGGAAATGATATGAATACCGCATTTTTAGATGTTCAACAGGCATTGGGCGATATATCAAACAAACTTCCTACAGATGCAACAAAACCTGTAATAAAAAAGCTAGATATTAATGCAACACCTATAATGATGCTTTCTGTTTCAAGTTCACTACCATACAGTAAATTGTATGACAGTGCAGATAAAATACAAAAGTCACTCGAGAAAACTGATGGTGTTGGTAATGTATCTCTCGAGGGTGCTGTTAAAAAACAATTAATTATTAAAGTAAATAAAACGCTTTTAGAACAGTATGGTATAGCTGTTAATACCATAACTTCTAAACTTCAAAGCGATAACCTAAATATACCAGCAGGTCAATTTAAGCAAGAAGATTCTAATCAAACAATAAAAGTACTTGGTCAATTTGAAAACATAAAAGATGTACAAAACCTTCAAATTCCGATGACAAACGGTGGATCTATAAAACTTAGCGAAATTGCAGATGTAAAACTAGATTATCCAGATGCAACTGAACTCGTAAGGTTAAATGGAAAAAATTCTATAGGCATATTTGTTCAAAAACAAAGTGACTCTAATATAGTTATAACTGCTAAAGCTGTACAAAAACAGCTAGATGTTTTGAAAAAAACTCTTCCAGCTGGAATAAAAGTAGCGATAACATCCGATTCATCAACCTTTATAAATTCCTCACTTAAAGAGGTTAAATACGGTCTTATTGAGGGTATAATTTCAACAATTTTAGTAATGTTTCTTTTCCTTAGAAGCATAAAAGCTTCGTCAATAATACTTGTTGCTATACCAACATCTCTTATTGCAACATTTTTCATGATGTATGTTTTCCACTTTACACTTAATATGTTATCACTACTTGCGTTATCCTTATCCATTGGTATTCTTGTAGATGACTCCATAGTAGTGCTTGAAAATATTCAAAGGCACTTGGCCATGGGAAAAACAGTTTTTAGATCAGTTGTAGATGGACGAGAAGAGATAGCAATGGCGGCTATTTCTATAACCTTATGCGACATAGTTGTATTTGGACCAATAGCGTTTATGTCAGGTATGATCGGGCAGTTTTTTAAACAGTTTGGACTTACAGTAGTTTTTGCTGCTTTATTTTCCTTAATTGTTTCATTTACAGTTACCCCAATGCTTGCTTCAAAATTATTAAAGGAAAAGAAGAATGATGACGATAATAAGAATATGAAGCTCAAGAAAAAAGGATTTTTTGATAAATTTATTATTTTTTATAAAAAATTTCTTTTGTTTTCGCTGGATCATAGATGGAAGATGGTAGCCTTAGTAAGCTCATTATTGATAATTAGCGTGGCATTAATTCCACTTAAACTAATTAATACTGAACTTACACCTAAAACAGATCAGAGTCAATTTACAATTAATATGTCATTATCACCAAGTAGTGACGTTAAACTTACAGATGTAAAAGTTAAAGAAGTAGAAGCTCATTTAAAGAGCCTAAAAGAAGTTGACAATTACTTTACTATTGTTGGCATTAATAATAAAGAGTCTTCTGCGCAAATTAATGTTAATTTATATCCTAAAAAACAAAGAGAAAAAAGTCAAGACCAGATTTCGTCTGAGATGCGCGCATGGAGTAAAACACTTACTGGAGTTGATATATCTATAGGTGAAGCAAGTTCTTCTGGTAGTAGCAAGCCTATCGCAATAAGTATAACTGGACCTAATTTAGATGTATTAAAACAATTAGGCAGTGAGGTTCAGAGCTCAGTACAAGCAGTCTCTGGAACTACAGATGTAAGCAACAGTAATCAAGCAAATGAGAGCCAAATCGCTGTTAAAATCGACAAAATTGCTGCAGCGCAATATGGAATAAAGCCAAGTGACATATCAAGTGCTCTTAAAGCCACTACGGAGCAAGGAGTGTCTGGTGGAGTATTTAGGGAAAATAATGACGAGTATGATGTTATTGTAAAACTTGATAAGGGTCAAATTGTTACAAAATCAGATATATCCACAATAAAAGTAGCTAATTCAAGTGGACAGCAAGTTCCAATTGATTTGCTAGCAAAGGTTTATATGTCAGACAGTCCACAACAGATATTAAGAAAGAACCGTGACGAAATGGTTACCATTTATGCTAATAATCAGGGAAGACCTCTTGGTAGTGTTACTACGGATATCAAAGAAAAAATAAATAAAATTACAATCCCAGATGGATACGAGCTATCTTATGGTGGGGATCAAAAGAGTATGGCAGATTCCTTTACTTCACTTATTGAAGCAATTGTTGCATCAATTATACTCGTATATATGATCTTAGTTGTTTTATATGAATCATTCTTAACTCCAGCTTTAAGAATGTTATCACTACCTTGTGGATTAATTGGGGCACTTATAGCACTCGCCATTACAGGAAATAGTTTAAATATTATGTCAATGATTGGATTAATAATGCTTGATGGTCTGGCCGCCAAAAATGGAACGCTATTAATAGATTATACGCTTACTCTTATGAAGACAGGTTTGCCTCTTCGCGAGGCATTAGTAGAGGCTGGACTTACAAGACTAAGACCAATACTCATGACTACCATAACTATGGTAGTTGGGATGTTACCATCAGCACTTGCTACTGCTGAAGGTAGTGAATATAGAGTAGGAATGTCAGTTGCAATAATAGGAGGAATGATTACATCCACGATTTTGTCACCAATAATAATTCCAGTGGTATACACGTTGATTGATGATATGAAAGGGTTCTTTGATAAAAAGAAAAGAAAATCTGATAAAATAGATAAAGGAGTTACATTATGA
- a CDS encoding efflux RND transporter periplasmic adaptor subunit, giving the protein MMKLKGIKRFLLISLTLSITLIGVGCGNKEVSVTSNDISKNVKATPVSISSITTTTKYGSKLATSSQTVVTSKIAGKVDAVNMDVGQSVKKGDVLFTLDKLELTAQYNVAKAALDTANANLDKTSGSGYEQQLISANSTLDIAKTTYNDAKNNYNTIHQQYNIGDSAKSELDAAKSKMDSASLQVSAASDSLALLKSKTGPQTDAAAAGQVQQAKASLDLAQIQIDNASIISPINGVISERNVEVGEVVSSAVSAFTIIDASSLRSEVSMTDKDVIKVKVNQKIPVQISSMNNKIVQGIVDTISPSADAKTQLYTVKVKIENASNLLKPGMIVRVEFPDVVKTDIPVVPNGAIFTENSVQYVYIVDATRLKKKQVVVGIANTTQTEIVSGIKLGDQVVTEGQSFLNEGQKVKIVK; this is encoded by the coding sequence ATGATGAAGCTTAAAGGGATTAAAAGATTTTTATTAATAAGTTTAACATTGAGTATAACTTTAATAGGAGTGGGTTGTGGAAATAAAGAGGTAAGTGTTACTTCAAATGACATTTCAAAAAATGTTAAAGCGACTCCAGTTAGTATATCTTCAATAACAACAACTACAAAATATGGAAGCAAGTTAGCAACTTCTAGTCAAACTGTTGTTACATCTAAAATAGCTGGCAAAGTTGATGCTGTAAATATGGATGTTGGTCAGAGCGTAAAAAAAGGTGATGTTTTATTTACTCTTGATAAACTGGAACTTACGGCGCAATATAATGTAGCAAAAGCGGCCCTGGATACTGCTAATGCAAATCTTGATAAAACCAGTGGTTCAGGTTACGAGCAGCAATTAATATCTGCAAATTCAACATTAGATATTGCGAAAACAACATATAATGATGCGAAAAATAATTACAATACAATTCATCAGCAATATAATATAGGAGACTCTGCGAAAAGCGAACTTGACGCTGCAAAATCAAAGATGGATAGTGCATCGCTTCAAGTTAGCGCCGCGAGTGACTCTTTAGCACTATTAAAATCAAAAACAGGACCACAAACGGATGCGGCAGCTGCAGGTCAAGTTCAGCAAGCTAAGGCATCACTTGATTTAGCACAAATACAAATCGATAATGCTTCTATTATATCCCCTATAAATGGAGTTATATCTGAGCGAAATGTTGAAGTCGGCGAAGTAGTCTCAAGTGCAGTTAGTGCATTTACTATAATTGATGCAAGTAGCCTTCGCTCTGAAGTATCTATGACAGATAAAGATGTTATAAAGGTAAAAGTAAATCAGAAAATACCTGTACAAATATCATCTATGAATAATAAAATTGTACAAGGTATAGTGGACACCATAAGTCCTTCTGCAGATGCTAAAACACAACTGTATACAGTAAAGGTTAAGATAGAGAATGCTTCTAATTTATTAAAACCAGGGATGATAGTAAGAGTTGAGTTTCCAGATGTAGTAAAAACAGATATACCAGTTGTACCAAATGGAGCAATATTTACAGAAAATAGTGTGCAATACGTATATATAGTGGATGCTACTAGATTAAAAAAGAAACAAGTAGTTGTGGGAATAGCAAATACTACGCAAACTGAGATTGTCAGTGGTATAAAACTTGGTGATCAAGTGGTAACTGAAGGGCAGAGTTTCTTAAATGAAGGCCAGAAAGTAAAAATTGTAAAATAG
- a CDS encoding response regulator transcription factor, which produces MINVILADDQKIVREGIKMILSLDEGINILGEAENGRQLLILLNKVLPDVILMDVRMPIMDGVEATKIIKEKYADVKVIILTTFSEDEYIFKAIKNGADGYILKDAGSDYIIKAIKTAYDGTMFLDPGVALKIVTAFNSLTSENHSSRKVYNQKYKLDILTPREIDVAKLIAQGKNNKYICEILFLRLGTVKNYVTKILEKLELNSRTELAVFISKCQI; this is translated from the coding sequence ATGATAAATGTTATATTAGCTGATGATCAGAAAATAGTAAGAGAAGGAATAAAGATGATATTAAGCTTGGACGAGGGCATTAACATACTTGGAGAGGCTGAAAATGGTAGACAGTTGCTTATTCTTTTAAATAAGGTGCTTCCAGATGTAATTCTTATGGATGTTAGAATGCCAATAATGGACGGTGTTGAAGCTACTAAAATCATTAAAGAAAAATATGCAGATGTAAAGGTAATAATCCTTACAACCTTTAGTGAAGATGAGTATATATTTAAAGCAATAAAAAATGGGGCGGATGGTTACATATTAAAGGATGCCGGTTCAGACTATATAATAAAAGCAATAAAAACAGCTTATGACGGTACTATGTTCCTTGATCCAGGGGTAGCCCTAAAAATAGTTACAGCTTTTAATTCATTAACTAGTGAAAATCACTCTTCTCGTAAAGTTTATAATCAAAAATATAAATTAGATATACTTACGCCAAGAGAGATAGATGTTGCAAAGCTGATTGCCCAAGGTAAAAATAACAAATATATTTGTGAGATTCTCTTTTTAAGACTGGGTACCGTAAAAAATTATGTCACAAAAATACTTGAGAAACTTGAACTTAACAGTAGAACTGAACTTGCAGTATTTATTAGCAAGTGTCAAATTTAA
- a CDS encoding S-layer homology domain-containing protein: MKIKKLFLGIVLMCSMLINVIVPNLAFATTLDYKTSVAKMKQLGIIDSTVTNVNKKMTNGELIKAMAIADGLGDSASSLRGKTIFPDVASGSVLSGYVNAVVGEGLLYGTNDGYFHPSSSATYQDICVNMVRLLGYSKSDLTGSFPINYIKKASDLELTDKLNLRTTDTISINAAAVMFDRLLSTQVKGSTTKENFSQASNLYTDCIIQDDSDSYDNLADNEILTDKGIMTISAINKKKIQVGPTFRVRIEDGQITKVYGELRATVSVTVNTILGNVVYYDKNGAQTSMTLPSGISYYYHGQKQDYANLNSILVPDMSIIIDNSDKVLNGYAVITDPIYSKPELGRDFNTKSDTLGGINFDLDTKIMKNGKVITKEEIGDRDVVYSVTDINGNNRYILVTSNYIEGNITEFITSGDATNAIEVDKKSYTYSKDMDISNLSSFKTGDLVSVMLGHDGKVVGIKSIEQKIGSMGEYLILGNLKTSDKLADNQVITDKGTLTVKDGLTPLEIGVKYQLYVSDTMITKIDRKENSTEKYSVTSVASPLIAYTDDSGTAKTMTLPKASLYYYHGVSVDYEVAAKAVRAYSSIILTKKSDNVGYDYAVIVDANFGEPQVYKADNVKLINQFKNTKYNYIYRNANIQETDLNAYDVVYFVSDIWNKNTFVYVYDKVKIGTIKAVTPDILNPTGVTIDSVNYTFSKHFNKARLNNYDGSIDSFLTEVKVDEFKTLVLGIDGTIVDIH; encoded by the coding sequence ATGAAAATAAAAAAATTGTTTTTGGGTATTGTATTAATGTGTTCGATGTTAATAAATGTTATAGTTCCTAATCTTGCTTTTGCAACTACGTTAGATTACAAAACATCTGTTGCAAAGATGAAGCAGCTTGGAATAATAGATAGTACAGTTACGAATGTTAACAAAAAAATGACTAATGGGGAATTAATAAAGGCGATGGCTATAGCTGATGGGTTAGGGGATAGCGCATCGAGTCTTCGTGGTAAAACAATATTTCCAGATGTAGCTAGTGGTAGTGTCCTTAGTGGGTACGTTAATGCTGTTGTTGGAGAGGGACTTTTATATGGCACAAATGATGGTTATTTCCATCCATCAAGTAGTGCTACTTATCAAGATATTTGTGTTAATATGGTACGCCTTTTAGGGTATTCAAAATCGGATTTAACAGGAAGTTTCCCTATTAATTATATAAAAAAAGCATCTGATTTAGAGCTGACAGATAAACTTAATTTAAGAACTACTGATACGATTTCTATTAATGCTGCAGCTGTAATGTTTGATAGACTACTTAGTACGCAGGTAAAGGGTAGTACTACTAAAGAGAATTTTTCTCAGGCGAGTAATTTATATACAGATTGTATTATACAAGATGATTCGGATTCTTATGATAATCTAGCAGATAATGAAATATTAACAGATAAAGGTATTATGACAATTTCGGCCATTAATAAAAAGAAGATTCAGGTCGGACCAACATTTAGGGTCAGAATAGAGGACGGACAAATTACAAAGGTTTATGGTGAGCTTAGAGCAACTGTAAGCGTTACTGTAAACACAATACTCGGTAATGTTGTTTATTATGATAAAAATGGCGCCCAGACGAGCATGACTCTGCCATCTGGTATTAGTTATTATTATCATGGTCAAAAACAAGATTATGCTAATCTTAATAGTATATTAGTACCTGATATGTCTATAATAATTGATAATAGTGATAAGGTTTTAAATGGCTACGCTGTTATAACGGACCCTATATACAGTAAACCAGAGCTTGGTCGAGATTTTAATACAAAGTCAGATACACTAGGAGGTATAAATTTCGATCTTGATACTAAGATAATGAAGAATGGCAAGGTTATAACAAAAGAAGAAATTGGGGATAGGGATGTAGTATATAGCGTCACTGATATAAATGGTAATAATAGATATATACTTGTCACTTCAAATTATATAGAGGGAAATATTACAGAGTTTATTACGAGTGGTGATGCAACAAATGCTATTGAAGTAGATAAAAAGAGCTACACTTATAGTAAGGATATGGATATTAGTAATCTTTCTTCTTTTAAAACAGGAGATTTGGTATCTGTAATGCTAGGGCATGATGGCAAGGTAGTTGGTATAAAAAGCATAGAACAGAAAATTGGTAGTATGGGGGAATATTTAATACTTGGAAATCTTAAGACTTCAGACAAGTTAGCTGATAATCAAGTTATTACGGATAAAGGGACTTTAACCGTAAAGGATGGACTAACTCCTCTAGAAATTGGTGTTAAATACCAATTATATGTTAGTGATACTATGATTACTAAAATTGATAGAAAAGAAAATTCCACAGAAAAATATTCTGTAACTAGTGTAGCAAGCCCGTTAATAGCTTACACGGATGATTCAGGCACAGCTAAAACTATGACACTTCCAAAAGCGTCTTTATATTATTATCATGGAGTGTCTGTGGATTATGAAGTTGCAGCCAAAGCTGTGAGAGCTTATTCTTCAATTATTTTAACAAAGAAAAGCGATAATGTAGGATATGATTATGCTGTTATAGTTGATGCGAATTTTGGTGAACCACAGGTCTATAAAGCTGATAACGTTAAACTTATAAATCAGTTTAAGAATACAAAGTATAATTATATTTATAGAAATGCAAATATACAAGAAACTGATTTAAATGCTTATGACGTAGTTTATTTTGTATCAGATATATGGAATAAAAACACCTTCGTTTATGTATATGATAAAGTTAAAATCGGAACAATTAAAGCAGTTACACCAGATATACTTAATCCGACAGGAGTAACTATTGATAGTGTAAACTATACATTTAGTAAGCATTTCAATAAAGCGAGACTTAACAATTATGATGGTAGTATAGACAGTTTTTTAACCGAGGTTAAAGTAGATGAATTTAAAACATTAGTTTTGGGTATTGATGGTACTATAGTTGATATTCATTAA